The window CGCCAACCGCAACACCATGTCCGCGATGCTGGGGATGGTGGGCAACGCGGCGAGGATGCTGACCGTGCTGGCGTTCGGGTGGTTGTGGGAGTTGTTCGGGCTGGCCTGGACGGTGACGGCGGTGGTCGGGTTCGGGGTGGCCGCGGCGCTGGCGACCGTTCTGCTGTCCCGGCGGTTCCCGGAGTCGACGCGGTTGGTCGAGGGCTCGGACGAGAGCGAGGGGTCCCCGGACGAACCGGAACTGGACGGGACGGGCGGATAACGGTCGGGAAAGGCGGCCGGTGGACGGGAGGGGCGGACAGCGGACGGAAAGGGCAGGCGGCGGACGCGCTGTCCGGGTGGCGGAGGCGCCGTTCTCCCGCCTTTCCCAGTGGAGGGGAACCGGGAAAGTCCCTCTTCCTTTGGCGCACCCCAGGGAATTCTCGTGCCCCATGTCACAGAAAGAGTCGGCTGAACCGCGATATCGCATTTCGGGGCGGGTGCGGTCGAACCCCGGAAAACGTGCGTCGGTAGCATTCCCTGGACATGGGAGGCGTGGTCCGCGCAGCGCTCCGCTCGCGGGTTCCACGGGGGAGCCGGACCCCGCACGGAGCCGTCGGGGCGGGGACTCCGCCGCGCCTTCGCCGGACCGGCCGAGGACGAGGAGAGGGACCATGAGCTTGGCGGAGCTGCTGCGGGAGCGCCCGATCGTACAGGCGCCCATGGCGGGCGGGGCCGCCACGCCCGCGCTGGTGGCGGCCGTGGCGGGAGCGGGCGGAACGGGTTTCCTCGCCGCCGGGTACCTGGCCCCCGAGGTCCTCGCCGACCAGCTCGGGGCGGTGCGCGACGCCGGGGTCGGCGCGTTCGGGGTGAACGTGTTCGTGCCGGGCCCGCCCTCCGACCCCGACGTGGCGGCGTCCTACCGTTGCGACCTGGAGTCCGAGGCCGAGCGGTACGGGACGCCGGTCGGCGCCCCGGTGCACGACGACGACGCGTGGGCGGCCAAGATCGACCTGCTGGCGCGGGCGGCCGTGCCGGTGGTGAGCTTCACCTTCGGCTGCCCGGAGGCCGCCGTGTTGGAGCGGCTGCGCGCGGCGGGCAGTGCCACGGTGGTCACCGTGACCACGGTCGGGGAGGCGCGCGAGGCCGTGGCCCGCGGAGCCGACGGGGTGTGCGCGCAGGGTACGGAGGCCGGGGGCCACCGCGGCGCGTTCGACCCGGTCGGGAACGGAGGTCTGCCGCTGCGGGAGCTGCTGGCGGACGTGGTCGGCGCGGTGGAGGTACCGGTGATCGCCGCCGGGGGGATCATGACCGGGGCCGACGTGGCCGGGGCCCTGGACGCGGGTGCCGCCGCTGTGCAGCTGGGCACGGCGTTCCTGCGCTGTCCCGAGAGCGGCGCCAACCCGGTCCACAAGGCCGCGCTGGCCGATCCCGCGTACACCGGGACGGCCGTGACGTGGGCTTTCACCGGCCGTCCGGCGCGGGGCCTGGCCAACAGGTTCATCGCCGAGCACCCGCGGAGGCCCTTCGCCTACCCCGAGATCCACCACATGACGAAGCCGCTGCGCGCGGCCGCCGCCCGGGCCGGAGACCCCGGCGGCATGGCGCTGTGGGCGGGAGAGGGGTTCCGGGCGGCCAGCGACGATCCCGCGGCGCTGGTCGTGGAGCGGTTGCGCCGCGAGGCCGCGGAGGCGGGCCGGAAGGTCTGAGGGACGAGGGGTTCGAGGGGCGCGGGGGCTGGCCGGAAGGCCCGGGGATCGCGGGGCTTCGAGGGTTGCGGAGGCTGGCCGGAGGGTCTGAGGTTCGCAACGACGGCCCGAACGGTGGACCCGAACACGGAACCGGCCCCGGGCGTGGCGCCCGGGGCCGCGGAGTGAGCCGGTGCGCGGCGCCGTTCAGGCGGGCGCGCGACCTCCCTCGCACGGACCTCCGCCCGCGCGGGGCTTTCGCCCGCGTCGCCCGACCCTCGTCAGGCGGGCGCGTAGGTGAGGCAGTCGGCCTGCTGGTGCACGTACCCGACGGAGATGGCCGGGGCCTGGCACTCCAACTGGACGTTGTGCGCGCAGTTCGACATCTTGCAGGCGCCGACCTGGCCCGTGGCGACGGGGTCGCCACCCCGGTCATCGGCACCGAAGAAGGTGTCGCACTGGGCGTGGGAGGAGTTCCCCACGGTGATGGCCAGTGCGTGGCAGGAGTGGTCGGTGTTGTAGGCGCAGGCGTCCACCTGGCACGAATTCACCACGGGCATGTCCATCGCGTTTCCCCCCAGAGCATCGACGGCGCGTTCGAGGCTGCCAGACGGGACGTCCGGCTTCCAGGACACCGCCTCGTGTCACCGCGAGCAAGACGGAGTGTTGACGAAGGCTTGGCGCGGAGGCGACCCGGAGCACGGTTCCGTGGGCCCATCCGACTTCTCCACCGCCATCGTCCCAAGCGTGCTAACCGAGGACGACGGTTTCTTCGCTCAGCGGGCCGAGGTCGCCGACGGGTGGGGCGTGCGGCCGATGGCTGGTCCGGAGGTGACCACCGAGCGCGCCTCGGACTTCGGCGACAACACGCTGCTGTTCGTCAACACCCAGGGCCAGGAGCCCGAGGACTACCTGAAGACGGCCCCAGTCCTGGAGAACCTTCCGGCGTGGGAGGACGGCCGCGTGCCCACGCTGGGCGCGACCTCGTTCCGGATGGACTACTACAGCGTGCCGCTCGCGACCTGATCACCTGACCGAGATCCTCGGCTCCTGGCCACGCCTGGAGCCGCGGACATCCTGTCAGAGGTGGCACGTATGATCGAGAAAAACTAGCGTTCTCGGTGTGTCGGCTTCCCGAGACGGATACCTTCTCACTAGGCACATCTCCTCCTAGGAGGCACTTCAAGAACATCTTTACTCAGGCCGTTCAGCGCCTTCAGCACGGCAAGGATCTATTTTGTCTAAGGTTTCAACGACCAAGTAACTGTATCGAAGACTCAACTTGATCTGCTATCCAAACTGGATCCTCATGTTCCCAGAAACGCAAGACAACCCATCCTTCCGAAGTTAGGTCATTCGTCGTCCTGACGTCGCGTTCAGAATTACGTCGAACTTTGTTATGCCAGTAAGAAACATTCGAAGCCGGTGCACGGTAGTGCTCAGGACACCCATGCCAGAAACAACCATCTATGAGAACGGCAACCCGGGCTCGAGTAAAAGCGACATCCACTGTGCGACGGTCACCCTCAAAGGGGCGAAAATCGACACGGTAACGCATACCTCGTCTGTGCAACTCTTGCCGCACAGCGATCTCAGGTTTAGTGTCGCGACTGCGGTTGCTTCGCATGGCGCGCCGAACCTCTGGTGACGAGGCCCACGATTTAGGCTCAGACATGTCACCCAATATAGGCCACTTCCAACCGATTCGATACACCAACCGCAACGTAAGATTTGGTAGTGTTACCGCATGTTCACGCCTTCACCGCCTCCCAACCAACAGCCCCAGGTCCTCGAGTTCTTCGCGGGGATCGGCTTGGCCAGAATCGGACTCGAAGCAGCGGGTCTCAGGGTCTCGTGGTCCAACGATTACGAGACGAGCAAGAAGAACATGTACGAAGGTCACTTTGGGACATCCAGCGACCACACATATGTGCTCCGCGATATTCGGAAAGTCTACGCTGACCAGCTCCCGGCTGGCGCATCCGTGGCATGGGCTTCATCACCTTGCACAGACCTGTCACTCGCAGGAGCCAGGGCCGGCCTGGCAGGGGCAGAGTCAGGAACCTTCTGGGAATTCATTAGAATCCTTAAAGATTTCAATGAATCACGCCCTCCTATCGCCGTCCTTGAAAATGTTGTTGGACTAGCGACTTCACATGCAGGCGAAGATCTAGCTGCCGCAGTAAAGGCATTCAATGAGCTCGGTTACTCAGTCGACGTCCTAGTGATCGACGCGCGCCGCTTCATTCCACAGTCACGACCGCGTCTTTTTCTTGTAGCCGCCCAAAACCCTCCAAATGGCCGCCCTCAGACAGATTCCACACTACGCCCCGACTTTCTTCAGCCAGTCTTTGGGGATCCAACACTCACAACGCATAGGGCACATCTTCCTGAACCTCCGGCACTCCTAACGTCCGGTTTTGGGATGTGCGTCGAAGAGATGCCCTTGAATGACGAGCGATGGTGGGATGAAGAACGAACAGAGGCATTCATGTCCTCGCTATCACCCACACAATACCAGCGCGTGATGCAGATGCATTCCTCACCGGGCGTTAAGTACCGAACAGCATATAGGCGAACTCGTAAGGGAATCCCCGTATGGGAGGTTCGCCCTGATGACGTATCGGGGTGCTTGCGAACTGCACGCGGTGGCTCTTCCAAGCAAGCTGTTCTAAGGGTCGATAACTCATCGCTTCATGTCAGGTGGATGACCCCTCGAGAATATGCCCGCTTGATGGGAGCAGGCGAGTATAAGCTTGACGGGATCCGAGCCAATAAGGCATTGTTCGGCTTCGGCGACGCTGTCGCCGCACCTGTCGTGCAGTGGCTAAGCGAGAAATATCTTTTGCCTCTCCTTCGAGAAGAAAATTTTACCGAGCCCGAGATGATGGAGATCCCTCTTGGCCAGTAGAGGCAGCGGAACCCGCCCCAACAAGACTGGAGCACCGAGTAAAAGTGATCTCCCCGCTCCAGACGTTCGCGATTTTCGAACCAGGCTAAAGGAGGCCCTACGTCGCACCGACACCCAGGGACGAATGTGGGGCGAATCCAAATGGGGCGTTTATGCTTTTTATGATTATGACGGCGAACCGATCTATGTGGGGCAAACGAATGAAAAGCTATCATCTCGCGTACGAAGACATCTAACAAATCAACGCACCGACGCCGTAGCTATGCGAGTTTTGGACGTACTCGAAGTAGCAGAAATTGAGCTTTGGCCGCTATGGGAAATACCAAATAAGCTAAAGAATGGAGACCTGAGCAAAGAAGAAGCAGGAAAACTTCTGGATGCCACGGAATATTCTGCATACATAAAAGCTATTAACTCGTCAAAATTCAAAGCAATTTTGAATGAGAAAATCCCCCCAAAATCTAATCTAATCAGCCTCCCTGAATCCCTGCGTGTTGAACTTGTAGACAATGATACACGCGTCAACCAAGGGCACGCTGACATCCGGATTTCTAGACGGGCTGAAACCATCTCTCGCTTGGCCGACGTGATTAGAGAACGCGGAGAAGTGTCAGACGGCCTTCGTCGCGTACTCGTAATTCAAGCTATCCGCCTCACATATATTTCGGCAGAAAGACTTGCTTACGCTGAAGGAAGGCCCCAGCCAGATGCATCGACAATCAACTCAGATGAGCTCGTAGGATCCGTTCTCGCCGAACATCCCGAACCTCCCATGGAAGACGAAGACTTAGAAGACTAAGAGGTCCTAACACAAGGTACGTACTCGCCTGCGCAAGATCATGCAGGCAGCTACTGAGTTTTTCGTTAGTTCTGCGCGCGTGAGGGTCTTGGTCGTGCGGGTATCCGGGCATACCCTTCACCGCTGAGCCCCCTGCCACTGAGGAAGCCGTCCCCTCGCTGACCCACCCTCAGTTGGCCGAGGCCCGATGCCTACGCGCGTCTGAACTCTTCGACCGGGGCCACCACTCTCATACCGAGATCGCCCGCATGCTCGGCGTGTGCTCAGACAGGGTGCGACGCTGGAAACACCCGTGGGAACAGGAAGAAACTGCGGCGCTGTGGTGCCGACCCGCCACCCAAACTGACCGAAAAACAGGCCGAACAGGTACACACTGCCCTGGAAGAGAACACCTAAGCCCACGTCTTCGCCTCCGATTTATGGACCCTGGAGCGTGTTGGCACGTGGTCGAGCGTGCGAGTGAGGTGAAACTGTCCTTCTCAACGGTGTGGCGGTTGCTGACCGTGCCGTTGGACTGGAGCCTGAAACGGCCTCAGCGCAAGGCTGTGGAGCGCGATGAGACCGAAATCGCGCGGTGGGTGGCCCACGAGTTGCCGCTCATCAAAAGTGGGCCGTGAAAAATGGGTACCGATCGTCTTTGCCGACGAATAGGTGTCTCACTGGTGTCCCAGGTGCACCGTACCTACGTCCCCCGCGACCGCACCCTTACCTTGGCCCACCCCGGCTGAGCTAGAAACGGGCATAGATGGCCACCGCCCTGGGCTACCAACCCGCCGCCCTGGGCGTGGGGCCTGCTTGTGCTTTGATCTGCTTCCGGGCAGCTATGACACCGATGCGTTCGAACAGTTCAAACCCTTCTGAGAAGGCGACAAGGTGGTGTTGATCTGTAATGGATCCGGCCCATGCGCGCCTGAGCGAAGGTGCAGGATCGGCTCATCCTGGAGCGGCTGCCTGCCTATGCCCCCGAGCTCAATCTCGTGGAGACGCTGTGGTGGCCCATCAAGGCATGGGAGTTGGAAAATCTCGCTGATGACCCGACGCAGCCGAGCGAGACATCAATCAGGTCTGCGAAGACGATCGGCTCCTTTGGTCCTTCTTGATCCACGTGGGACTGGAGATTCATTCTCCAATCCCACACAACCAACGAAAAACTCAGTAGCTGGAGAAAAACGTCGTGGACGTCGTCGCCGGGTTTCACACTCTCATGGAGATTTGATTATCTGTTTCAGGGGGGTAGGACTTCTGCCAGCAACAGTTTCGGGAGCTCACCGACAAACAGCACTGCCGGATAACCGCCGCCACCCTGTTCGAGCAGGGCCAGATCCGCTACAGCCAGATCGCCCAGTTACAAGGATAATCATGTCCTCACCTTGTCCGAGACTCTGGAACATCTACTACAGAGCGCAGCCAACCGAGCAGCGAGGCCAGGATTAGGACTATAAGAGCTGAGACAGACATTCCCCAGGTAAGGTGAGAGTTGCTGATCCATCTTCGATCAGTGCTGTTTATGCGGAGATAATGACGCCGCGTAGGTGCTCGCCCTTCAGTTCACCGGCCAGGGCGCCCGCGTGGAAGGCGTCCCATTCGGCCTTGGTGTAGGTCAGGGTGGGGGAGTTGGGGATGGCGGTGTCGGTGAGGGTGAAGCCGCCGTCGGGGAGGAACACGGCGCGCAGGCGTCTGAAGATGGTTCCTCCTGTCGCGATCTGGTCGAGGAAGTACTCCCAGTCGGCGTGAGGAACGGTGAGCGTGGGCCCGGTGAGGTTCTTGGTGTCCCCGATCTCGATCACGCCGCCTCGCAACGAACGGACCTGGACACAAGTCGCCCCGGTGCTGCTGTAGCTCGACTTCGTCCATTTCATCGTGACTCCTCCAGAACCGCCGTGATCATTGAGGCCGACTGTACCGGGGAGAGCGCGGCGGACTGGATCTGGTCGTAGGTTGCCTTGTAGGCCGCCAGGTCGGTGACGCCCTCGACGTAGGTGTTCATTCCTCGGCTGTCGATGTAGACCACGGGTGGCAGGTGGACCCCGGCGTCGAGGATGGCGAAGGCTCCGTCCAGTCCCGCGTGGGCGCCCGCCGATTCGGGGATGACCTGGACGTTGATGTTCGGCTTCTGGCCCATCGTGAGCAGGTGGCGCAGCTGGTCGTCGCGTGTCTGTCTGTCCCCGATGACGCGGCGGAGCGCGTACTCCTCCACTATCGACCACAGGTGCAGGGGTTCGCTCTCCCGACGCAGGGCGCGCTGTCGTTCCATGCGGAGTTGGACCAGGTGCTTCACTTGGTCGGGTAGGAGTAGCGGGTTCGCGGAGATCAGGGCGTGGGCGTACTCGGGGGTCTGTAGAAGACCGGGGATCAGATACGGGTGCCAGTCCTTGATGCCGACCGCGATCTCTTCGAGTCCCAAGTACCT is drawn from Nocardiopsis dassonvillei subsp. dassonvillei DSM 43111 and contains these coding sequences:
- a CDS encoding DNA cytosine methyltransferase; translation: MFTPSPPPNQQPQVLEFFAGIGLARIGLEAAGLRVSWSNDYETSKKNMYEGHFGTSSDHTYVLRDIRKVYADQLPAGASVAWASSPCTDLSLAGARAGLAGAESGTFWEFIRILKDFNESRPPIAVLENVVGLATSHAGEDLAAAVKAFNELGYSVDVLVIDARRFIPQSRPRLFLVAAQNPPNGRPQTDSTLRPDFLQPVFGDPTLTTHRAHLPEPPALLTSGFGMCVEEMPLNDERWWDEERTEAFMSSLSPTQYQRVMQMHSSPGVKYRTAYRRTRKGIPVWEVRPDDVSGCLRTARGGSSKQAVLRVDNSSLHVRWMTPREYARLMGAGEYKLDGIRANKALFGFGDAVAAPVVQWLSEKYLLPLLREENFTEPEMMEIPLGQ
- a CDS encoding very short patch repair endonuclease; this translates as MSEPKSWASSPEVRRAMRSNRSRDTKPEIAVRQELHRRGMRYRVDFRPFEGDRRTVDVAFTRARVAVLIDGCFWHGCPEHYRAPASNVSYWHNKVRRNSERDVRTTNDLTSEGWVVLRFWEHEDPVWIADQVESSIQLLGR
- a CDS encoding GIY-YIG nuclease family protein codes for the protein MWGESKWGVYAFYDYDGEPIYVGQTNEKLSSRVRRHLTNQRTDAVAMRVLDVLEVAEIELWPLWEIPNKLKNGDLSKEEAGKLLDATEYSAYIKAINSSKFKAILNEKIPPKSNLISLPESLRVELVDNDTRVNQGHADIRISRRAETISRLADVIRERGEVSDGLRRVLVIQAIRLTYISAERLAYAEGRPQPDASTINSDELVGSVLAEHPEPPMEDEDLED
- a CDS encoding winged helix-turn-helix domain-containing protein; this translates as MDPGACWHVVERASEVKLSFSTVWRLLTVPLDWSLKRPQRKAVERDETEIARWVAHELPLIKSGP
- a CDS encoding nitronate monooxygenase, with the protein product MSLAELLRERPIVQAPMAGGAATPALVAAVAGAGGTGFLAAGYLAPEVLADQLGAVRDAGVGAFGVNVFVPGPPSDPDVAASYRCDLESEAERYGTPVGAPVHDDDAWAAKIDLLARAAVPVVSFTFGCPEAAVLERLRAAGSATVVTVTTVGEAREAVARGADGVCAQGTEAGGHRGAFDPVGNGGLPLRELLADVVGAVEVPVIAAGGIMTGADVAGALDAGAAAVQLGTAFLRCPESGANPVHKAALADPAYTGTAVTWAFTGRPARGLANRFIAEHPRRPFAYPEIHHMTKPLRAAAARAGDPGGMALWAGEGFRAASDDPAALVVERLRREAAEAGRKV
- a CDS encoding DUF1540 domain-containing protein, translated to MPVVNSCQVDACAYNTDHSCHALAITVGNSSHAQCDTFFGADDRGGDPVATGQVGACKMSNCAHNVQLECQAPAISVGYVHQQADCLTYAPA
- a CDS encoding DUF397 domain-containing protein encodes the protein MKWTKSSYSSTGATCVQVRSLRGGVIEIGDTKNLTGPTLTVPHADWEYFLDQIATGGTIFRRLRAVFLPDGGFTLTDTAIPNSPTLTYTKAEWDAFHAGALAGELKGEHLRGVIISA
- a CDS encoding helix-turn-helix domain-containing protein; this encodes MPQEQHGPIASRLLLGKALQQLRNEVGMSGAEVAKEMGFGAAKLSKIERGQAPITKADLHLFFEVLKVSEDVRPTLLELGAQSRRPRRNRTNTFEQELPGKNFERYLGLEEIAVGIKDWHPYLIPGLLQTPEYAHALISANPLLLPDQVKHLVQLRMERQRALRRESEPLHLWSIVEEYALRRVIGDRQTRDDQLRHLLTMGQKPNINVQVIPESAGAHAGLDGAFAILDAGVHLPPVVYIDSRGMNTYVEGVTDLAAYKATYDQIQSAALSPVQSASMITAVLEESR